Proteins co-encoded in one Anabas testudineus chromosome 8, fAnaTes1.2, whole genome shotgun sequence genomic window:
- the LOC113160817 gene encoding myeloid-associated differentiation marker homolog, with product MVTLDVKTLTVPVGIVRILEVIFTCITFSLVASVGHTTVSFWTWCMFTWCFCFCVTFLILLLEFTGLHTKLPISWSDFTTAFAMLATLMVLAASVIYPVFFTCSSCGRPIGATVTSILAFILYAVEVGLTRAKPGEISGFLSTVPGLLKVLEAFVACIIFICLGNNKFNLPGLQWCIAVYSICFIFAFLIIIFTICRLLALFPAPFDKVLTCCNVLAVLMYMTAVVIWPFYSLHNFPRPSHCPNFCFWDNLVVISFMTCFNLVAYIVDTFYSIRLVFFVSRT from the exons ATGGTTACACTGGACGTGAAGACGCTGACGGTGCCTGTGGGCATTGTTCGAATACTGGAAGTGATTTTCACCTGTATCACCTTCAGCCTGGTGGCATCAGTGGGCCACACTACTGTCTCCTTCTGGACATGGTGTATGTTCACCTGGTGCTTCTGCTTCTGTGTCACCTTCCTCATACTCTTACTGGAATTCACAGGTCTCCACACAAAGTTGCCCATCTCCTGGAGCGACTTTACCACAGCTTTTGCCATGCTGGCTACTCTAATG GTGCTGGCAGCGTCCGTCATCTATCCTGTCTTCTTTACTTGCTCCAGCTGCGGCAGACCGATCGGTGCCACAGTGACCTCCATCCTGGCCTTCATCCTGTATGCTGTTGAGGTTGGGCTGACCAGAGCCAAACCTGGAGAGATCAGTGGATTTCTTTCCACAGTCCCAGGACTCCTGAAGGTTCTGGAGGCCTTTGTGGCCTGTATCATCTTCATCTGCTTGGGAAACAACAAATTTAATCTTCCAGGGCTCCAGTGGTGTATTGCTGTTTATTCCATCTGCTTCATTTTTGCCTTTCTTATCATCATTTTTACCATCTGCCGCCTTCTGGCTCTCTTTCCTGCACCATTTGACAAGGTGCTGACGTGCTGCAATGTGTTGGCAGTGTTGATGTACATGACAGCTGTTGTCATCTGGCCCTTCTACAGCCTCCACAACTTTCCCAGACCTAGCCACTGTCCAAACTTTTGTTTTTGGGATAATTTAGTTGTTATCTCTTTCATGACCTGTTTCAACCTTGTTGCTTACATTGTAGATACATTTTATTCAATACGGCTGGTCTTCTTTGTTAGCAGAACATAG
- the LOC113162504 gene encoding myeloid-associated differentiation marker-like: MIHVDFRSLTQPVGIMRIMAAVLTCMCLSLVAAVGYPLHPPTSYWVWCMFTWCFCFFFTLLILILEFTTVSTKVPFAWDDFTAAFAILASLMHLATSIIYPTFFTCKSCHRQIGASVVSWVCFGVYVGEVVLARLRPSGQTSGFLSTLPGIMKLLETFLACLIFTSLERGEYVSPKELQWCVAVYSLCFIFAIIIILLTIGQLTSFFPFSFDKVAIVYNILAAVMYMTAMVMWPLYSLKNKKRPSTCGYYCSWDKLLVVTCLTILNFIVYTLDSVYSIYLVFFVNR, translated from the coding sequence ATGATCCACGTGGATTTTCGGTCACTCACCCAGCCTGTGGGCATCATGAGAATAATGGCAGCTGTCCTCACTTGTATGTGTTTAAGTCTGGTGGCAGCAGTAGGAtatcctctccatcctcccacGTCCTACTGGGTATGGTGCATGTTCACCTGgtgcttctgcttcttcttcactctTCTCATTCTCATCCTGGAGTTCACCACTGTCAGCACCAAAGTGCCTTTTGCCTGGGATGACTTCACTGCTGCCTTTGCCATACTGGCGAGCCTCATGCACCTGGCCACCTCCATCATCTACCCCACCTTTTTCACCTGCAAGAGCTGTCACCGCCAGATTGGTGCTTCGGTGGTCTCTTGGGTTTGTTTCGGGGTGTATGTGGGAGAGGTGGTCCTGGCACGCCTTCGACCTAGTGGACAGACCAGCGGGTTCCTCTCCACGTTGCCCGGCATAATGAAGTTGCTGGAGACCTTCCTCGCCTGTCTCATCTTCACATCCTTGGAGAGAGGCGAGTACGTTTCCCCCAAAGAACTCCAGTGGTGTGTGGCCGTCTACTCCTTGTGTTTCATCTTTGCCATCATCATAATCCTGCTCACCATTGGACAACTCAcctctttttttccattctcCTTTGACAAGGTGGCAATTGTCTACAACATTTTGGCAGCAGTAATGTACATGACAGCTATGGTGATGTGGCCACTGTACAgcttaaagaacaaaaagagaCCCAGTACCTGTGGTTACTACTGTAGCTGGGATAAACTGTTAGTGGTCACCTGTTTGACCATCCTCAACTTTATAGTTTACACCCTGGACAGTGTCTACTCTATAtaccttgtgttttttgtcaaccggtga